Part of the Osmia bicornis bicornis chromosome 7, iOsmBic2.1, whole genome shotgun sequence genome, AATTATAGGGGTAACTAGATACTCATCTAGTGAAACTTAAATCAGACCTAACTTAAGAATAATGTCTAGTAACTTTTtagtattattaaaaatctatgtaattatcattttacTAAAGCTAGTTACGATAAAAATCAGACAGTTGAAGTGATTTCTTTGTCGAGAGGAGATTGGGCAATTCGAAACCGAGCTACGGAAGAATTCGACGGCTGAAAACAAACCGGGCCCCGATTCTAGCCTGGAGAACGTAGCCGTTTCTTTTTTAGAGGACACGTCTTGGAACGTGCTCGAACGCTCGCGTACACCCGtcaaaaatgtatttttgaCGAGAATTGACAAGCTTTTAGCGTTCCCCTTCCCTCTTTCTACCGCGGGTACCGCCTCGTCTGATGGATTTTTGCGCGTCCTGGATAGATCGTACGTTATTTTTGCGATCTTCATTCAACGATCGCGGGTTACGTAAGCCTTCTGCCGGAAAGGTTACCGGAAGGTGGTCGTCTGTGTGCTCGATGGGAACGTTCCGGGATGCTTTTGGGCTCTCGATGGTGCACCTGAAACAAAGATAGTTAGCTAATTagcaataattttttttttgttaaattaatatccaCAGTTATTTTTAGAATAACTATAACGAACTGGAAGATATTTCACAGAATATAATCAAGAATCTAATTTTCAAAGTAGAATACAAAATCCTTTAAAAACTAATAAGATTTCTTCTtccaaaattatattaaaaataataagaaaagtaATATTTGAAACACGATCGAGTGACAGAAACTTTTGCCGAGTCTTTTTCGTTACCGATAACTGTTATCAAACGACTTGTCAGCTTTAACCGCTGGCTCGTTTCGAGTATCAGCAAACGTTATTGAACGAGTTGCAACTTTTGATAATCGTCGAAAGCTAGTTACAGTTGGCGGCATCGATAACGATCTTCAGCTTCCGGTTCGGTTTATCGTTGTTACCGCGATTCAGCCTGAATTCCTCTTTGTTCTCGCATTGATTCGAGCTCAATAGCCGCTCGTCCAAGGCTGTATCAATATTCTTCTCATTCCCCGGAAAGAAGAATGCACAATCGGGAGAACGAAACGAGGCTAACGCTTCGCTACGAGGCAGGAAATATTTGTCGTTGAGTTCCATTTAAACGCCGGTACCATTGGTACTTTGTTTGAGAAGAAATCTGTTAATTCTTCGCGGACCGTTTCGACGAAATGTTAACCGAACTTTAGACTTTGTTCGGTTGGAGGAAACGGATCGTCCAAATTGATGTGTCATCGTTAACTGTGTAGAAAAATTTTGCTAATTTCTTAGCGCGCTGCGACCAGCCGCGGGCCATTGTTTAGATGGATACAATTCGAAGCTGgtatttgaattgaaatttaattggaTTTAATAAGCGTAGAAGAAATTACGATAAATTGGAAATATCGTTAAAACAAAAAGTGtgtcaaaattaaatttaaagaagCTTTGTTCTTCCAAAATTATTGGATATTTTCCTGAAGaaatatcatttcatttttatttccagACCGAgtttacaataaattataaagatTGAAATATTGGAGGATCTAGAGAAAAGTGATTGTTCCTCGTAGCGTTAAAAAAGTTTGatatttacaaaagaaaaattcgaaagaGTTTCGCACTTCGTTCGAGTTTTATTTGTTATGAGAATCGGCTCGAAGATAATTCAAAAGTGTATCAGAAATCATAAACACGTCGAGATATATTCGATGGAAGATAAAAGCTAGAACGGAAAACGAGCagtaaaatgaaagaaaaaaaaaactcttGATTAACGTTGAGATTTTAATGAGCCTGAGAAAAAGTTTTTACGCGGCTCTCTTTTGTTCCACGtggaaataattgtttaacgAAGCAGAGTTGTTAGCGATGGATGGAGTCTTCGTGATTGCGGATGACCCCCATGATGACGAagctgaaaataaaataagatgCTGTAGAATATAACATAACATGTGTAAAGTTATAATACGTGGGTCTAAAAGACCCAGTGCCAGCCGTTCGTGTAACTATTTTGGCAATGAAAGTGGAGGGCACCCATTTCAGCACCCATTGTAGGCACACTGGtgcaaattagaattttcaatttctaatatcttatatatatttttttttaaataaataatacatcctcatgttaaaatttcacatgtttcataatttttaattaaacaaatccACATGGTACAAATTGGTACCTGGtggaaattagaattttcaatttctaatgtcttatatatttttttttaaataaataatacatcctcatgttaaaatttcacatgtttcataatttttaattaaacaaatccAGTTGGTACAAATTGGCACCAGTATGCCTACTAGAGAAGGGAGAAAACTTTGTAACCATGTAATAGTCAGAAGATGTAATAGTCCGTACACGTCGTTCATCTCCAATCTGGTTACCTCCATATCCGCCTAATCTCACCTCGGTCTCTTCTGTTCTTGTTCCAGGTTAAATGGTAATAACCGACCATGTACAACCTGAATGTGAACGTGAATCCTAGTCCGACGGCTGCCGCGGGTCTTCTCGGTGTCGCGGCGGCCGAGGTCACTCCAAGGACACCGGAAATCGTAAACTCCCTAATCGCCATGACCAATCCCTTCGAGGGTTACACGAACGAGAGAAGCAGGGATCGTACGGACTCGACTAGCAGCGGTGAGCCGAGCCCACCGAGTGTTCAGCACACCTGTAGTCAGCTCATTAAAGAAGGTACCCATCCATCCGGTGGTGACCTTGATAATCCTACCGGGTCCTCTTCTCTCGTCTTCTTAGTTTCTTTTGTCGAATCTCGCGGCACCAAGGACGTTTCTGGCCCTTCTCGAGCTCTCCTAAGCATCGCCTTCGCCTGACTATTCGCTTTCAACCATAGTTCCTTCAAGCATTTTATCAAAACTTTCAATAAACAATTATcgcaaaatgaaattaatttgaatatcatttgaaaaataatcaccGGTTCCATCCTgtagaataaattttcatttcgatgAATTTTGAAGACAGAATAAAAAAGGATCATAGTCTTCGCGCCTACTAAAACCtgatatttattattgaaGATGTCAGAAGGCGAACAAATGATACGAAGGAAGTAAAACACGTCTCACGTAACTAGGACGAGATATATAAACGAGCCGAGACAGAAACGAGTGATGGTACAATTTTGCAATGTTACTGCCATAACTATTATATAACTGCTCTTTGAAGCTGCACCTTTTCGCTAGACGACTCCTTTTATTTTCGTCTGTCTTCCTTTAGAACGTCCAAGTCTTtagtttcaattttcttcaagTTTCTGTAACATTGAGCGATGCtacattttgtaattttcttttcttttcaaacgAATCCAAATTAATTACGAATAACATATTACAGGGTTGAAGTTGACGTTACAAACGAAGAGGCGAGCTAATGGAAGCGGAGATGACACCAAGAAGAGGACGAAGAAGGAAGATGGCAGCGCGGACGACGAGGAAGAGGACGAAGGGGGAAACAACAACGGCCGCAGTGGAGTAAGAAATCCTCTCGCATACTCTTCtcgttataaataataaagcgGTTGTGATTTTGGTCGATCCGCGCTGTAAGTCGCGCTTCCGGTACCCATTCGCCTGAAATTGGATTAGACAAATATCATTCCATAgcattaattatgaaataccAAAAACATCTCTAAAAAATTCACGATTACATTTTAGCTGACGCCGGAAGACGAGGAGAGGCGTCGGAGGAGACGAGAGAGGAACAAAATCGCAGCGACAAAGTGTCGTTTAAAGAAACGCGAGAAGACGGTGATCCTGGTGAAGGAGTCCGAGATCCTCGAGACGCAGAACCACGACCTTAAGTCGCAGATCCAGGAGCTGGAGACCCAGAGGCGTAGGCTGGTGGACATGCTGAGTTTCCACAGGCCGACGTGTCTGAAACAAAGCAACGACACGTCGTATCAGCAGTATGCAGAACCGTTGCAGTTGCCGAGTTACCAGGAAAATTTCGTACAACCTCCGCCAGCGTTAAATCAACCTCAGAACTGTGTGACGGATTATCCGGTGAAGGTGGAGGAGTACGAGGGTGAATTTTACCGACAGGAGAGCCCGTACGTGCCGACCACGGATACCGGTTGCACGGTTTAATAGCTTTATCTATTGCAAGGAACGTCTGCCACGCGATTCTGTGGAGATACCTTTGAGGAGATCCGGTTTACCGGATGGAGAGAAGCTGAAGATGGTCCTCGGTGAACGAACGGTTGTATGCATTCCAAGAAGACACGAGAAAAATGATAACATCTAGGTGACACGCAGAGGATTTCGTTTTGTGAAAATGTGATCCTTTACCTGTTGGCTTCCTTTATCATTTCCGGTAAACCGGGCTTCCTGGATCtccctctttttttattaatcgcAAGTCTTATAGCTCGTAAGGTCATTATTATAGCGCTCCTGTTCTCTCTTTGTccttattcttcttctttctttttttaacacgATCCTTTATACTCGAAACGTTCGTCGTTGAACGCCTGAAGACATTCCTTGAAAGTAACCCTCTTGAAAATAAGTAACCAATTCCTTGAACATAAGTACTGTGACATTCTAAGgtataattaatgtaattgaTAAATTTAAGGTACTGTGAATCATTTTTGCGATGCTCGGGATATTGGGAATTATATTCTTGTAATTGGTACAATCATCGGTCGATAATGAAGAGCATCGCAAAGAtgtttcgtttattttaagCGAGAATCGGGCGGGTATTTTGCAAATTGCAGACTGCGTTAATgctgttaattatttttcacacGCGACCGCTTCTCGATTCACCAGTGAGAAACCAAGTATAACTCAGCGTAAGTCTTCTGATATTGATCACGATTATTTACGTGTATTGTGACGCGCGATTATGAAACCGCGTTCAAAGGATACTTATAATTATACGAATAATCGAacgatatttaatattataaatgtgCATATTTTATACGTATGTTATGTATTTACACGCGCAGACACGCACATACAGACACACAAGACACGGGTCATTAACAGTTAATGAAGACGTTACAAGTACATGACGATTAATGACAAGAATCTAACGACATACCTCAATTTTGTGGGTAGTTACCCTCCCTCGGTGCGTTTGTAAAGAGagattattttcaaattgaatatttattattctgaTCATGTaatttgaacaatttttatacatttgaTATGCCAAAGAATCGCCAGAGCCATTAGTCGATCAATTCAAATTACAGTTTTATATCAATCAAAAAGAATTTAGCAAACGCACCTTGGGCTACGCTTAAGCGTTTTTTGCAATTTATGGAAGCTAGTTTAATACTTAGCCAAACGCGATACAATTATAATAGCGACACGCCTTCAAGTCcatggaataaaaaaaaaaaaaaatgctttTCTTCATCTTCGGAATGTTACCGCCAGTTGATCtaacgaagaagaagatttTTCTTACACTTCCTGTCACACGAAGTGAGACAAAGTCTTCCTCTTATTCTTCACGAGATTAATTATCGTCTACGAACATTAATAGGgatgttttttaaaattcgtAAGACGAATGTCAACACGTAGCAATTACACACGTGTGGTgctatatatattatatatatatatttgctttttatataaattttattaagttGCCTGAAGAGAGTATTTAAATAGTTTAATACCCATGTTAagcgtatatatatatattatcgATGTCTATTTACTAATGCAAAGTTCTGAAAGTATCCAGACATATCGAgagtttatatttatatacgaATCTTTTTCTATTGTTGACATATTGAGAGAAAACATCCGAATGCggtgaaattattaataatattatcgACGTACTAAACAATCTTTAAGTATTGGATTTATCACACGCAGTTATATTAAGCAATCACTGTTTGATCTTTCTTTATCTATGGATGATTTGCAGACTGTTTGAAAgtattgcattttttttaaattgcgaTCATGTTTCGAAAATCacatatttgtttaaaattatgaacaaaattgtttctttttttttttaaatgtagaGTGTAGTTTGATATAATTACGTTTGCTATCCAATATATACTGCCATTATTAAAATCCCAGATACAGTCATTTATAGTATCTGACTTCTAGGTTCATTATCTTGTTAgtaaaatgtattaaaaagtCTTTCTAGAGAATAAGTGcaaaataactttaataacaGCAAACAGTATATaagattttatttgttgtaaCAAAATCGTACTATTGTCTTTAATTACTGAGTACCTGGCCATGGATTTCCATGCGACAGCTATTTTTCCCTAGGAGAAATGCATTGAATATTAAAACTAGAGAAATGGCTGACAAAATTTTATCATTGTAACCTAagggaaaattttattctttaaataaaagtgCCTTCAATACTAATAtttataccgcagttcaccagagtccataactgcgacgcgcaggttgaaagatggtgggggaacgcaacgagctctctgctaatcgctttccacttcgtttgggagtatcgccaatcagggcgaagttGCGTACTAgagatgcgcgaagaacgaaaactggtcttttcgcagttatggacaCTGGTGAATTACGGTATACGTGTTGTtcttgattaaaaataatgaagattataatataaaagacataaaaaataagtattagacacacattttattataaaattcattatttatattatgcaCACACATTCACATACCTCAATCACAAtcaattcaaaataaaatacataattttatCTTATAAATAAAGATGCATTGATAAAGAACAAGATGAATAAccttattaaatttcaattgtaCCTATATAACATGATCTTATGAACCCctgaaaaaatacaaacagttacataaataaaaatattccaaaGGAAAAGATATCCACAAAGATTCAGTCTACTTACACAATGATGTTATTAATTGGAAtatgaattaatttaacaaaGAATCCTATGAAACCCATTATACAGAAACCGATAGCTGTGGCAATGgcaattttctgaaattctaaGTAACACACGTAATGAGTTAAAGATGTAAAATTTACATGCTACGTAAATTCATTTGAATGTTACCTTTCCTGTCAGGTTTTGTACATCTTTTGATAAGACGAATACTGTCTTTTGCGAACTGACGTCCGGGTTCTGTTAGCTTTTTCACTTGGTCCATTGTGCCCGTGAAACTGAAAATAAAACGCCCTTACAATGAATTTTATGATAATCCAGacgtatctataacgtttccTAAAATTAGAACGTTTGAATTGAATCTATGTCAAAAAGTTTACACGGGCAGTGCGCAAAATTACATATGTTTTCATACTTAAAATATCGTATACAAATTATATGTTTCATATCCAATAACCTAGATATGCATTTAATTTCTAACTCATTGAGAACAGAATGTATGTTGTAGGTTATAAcaaatgtaaattatttcattaatactGCTTTTTCTAATTACACTGATGTAAATTGGAGAGATAATACACAAAAGCACGATACTTACGTTGCTTACGATCGGAGAACGTTTTACAAAGTGTTGTTTGACGTACGAAAAACTGCGCTCGTCAGAAGTTGAAGGCGCTACGTGGACACTGTGCTGTAAATACGTCACTTCCTACTACTGACGTTGGAATCGGATCCCAGCAGCGCGAATTCCAAGCCATTtaaacgaagaaaagaaaagaaactttatataaattatttacttcAATATACACGTAAATCCAACTCGaagttttatataatatttgtaattctacaataaacaaataaaagagTTGCATACGAGTTCATTACTCAAGCTACTAATAAAGAAAGTTTGAAGCGTGTAATAAAATCATTGAATagcatttctttttcaattacaATGTGTGGTATATAAGTGTATTAGTTTATataatgtttttttaaattaataaataaagtgATAGGGAATGCAATAGTAGAAACCTTATAATCAAAGAGTTCCTAGAGTATCTACTTTTTCCAGCACGACGTTAATAATTGGCGGATAGAATTAGTTACCAAGAACTTGTGCATATATctttttaacaataatttataatatttcatttatgtttGTTGAATTAATCTCTTGGAAGTCTTTGATAATACGTTGTATATCGGCCTTAATATTTTATCAGTTTTATCAGTTACCTTGACATTTGATTAGCCTGTCACCTGTCATCCATTTCTACTTGGTGTATGTACAAAATGTACTTTGACCGAAAATAGCAAATATGAATTAGGAAACATACAGTTAGGTTAAAGTTATTAAGTATTCAGTTGTGATAAGGTGAAATTTGTCAATTGTCGTATTAAGACAACATGGGTAATAGATCTAGCTTACTTTTGCGCGAAGAAGAAATAGCGCAAATCCAGGAAGCCACTGGATGTAAGTTTTATTGAAGTATTATTTCGAAATAGTACTTGTAGTTACTATGGTGAAAGATCGATTtctattttaatgaaaaactATGATTATAAATGCTTCTTTAATATACATGtggtaattaaattaatattctaatgGAATTACAGTTACTCCAAATCAAATTGAACGCTTATACAGTCGTTTTACAAGTCTCGATCGCGGAGATTGTGGAACACTGAGTAGAGAAGACTTTCTTCGAATTCCAGAATTGGCAATTAATCCTCTGGGTGATAGAATTGTAAATGCTTTCTTTGAAGAAAGCGGTAATGATAGGGTGAATTTTCTACAATTTATGCAAGTGCTGGCTCACTTTAGACCAATTAAGAAAAATAGTCCAAATAGGCTAAATTCTAGGCAAGAGAAACTAAAATGTAAGTTAATAGTACTGTAATATTAGCATTTAATTCCAAATTGTATTGTAAAATGATGTATCATATGTTTACTATTTTTAGTTGCTTTCAAAATGTATGATTTGGATAACGATGATTTGATATCAAAAGACGAGCTTCTAGCTATTTTACACATGATGGTTGGGGCAAATATTAGGTGAGGGAATTATCTATCATAAATTAAAGTGACTCATGATGTGTAGGTAAACTATAattgtacatatttattttagtGAAGAACAGTTAACTAGTATTGCAGAACGGACCATAATGGAAGCTGATGAGAATGGTGATGGAATGATATCATTTGATGAATTTTGCAAAACTCTGGAAAGAA contains:
- the LOC114872898 gene encoding activating transcription factor 3 isoform X1 — protein: MYNLNVNVNPSPTAAAGLLGVAAAEVTPRTPEIVNSLIAMTNPFEGYTNERSRDRTDSTSSGEPSPPSVQHTCSQLIKEGLKLTLQTKRRANGSGDDTKKRTKKEDGSADDEEEDEGGNNNGRSGLTPEDEERRRRRRERNKIAATKCRLKKREKTVILVKESEILETQNHDLKSQIQELETQRRRLVDMLSFHRPTCLKQSNDTSYQQYAEPLQLPSYQENFVQPPPALNQPQNCVTDYPVKVEEYEGEFYRQESPYVPTTDTGCTV
- the LOC114872898 gene encoding activating transcription factor 3 isoform X2 produces the protein MYNLNVNVNPSPTAAAGLLGVAAAEVTPRTPEIVNSLIAMTNPFEGYTNERSRDRTDSTSSGLKLTLQTKRRANGSGDDTKKRTKKEDGSADDEEEDEGGNNNGRSGLTPEDEERRRRRRERNKIAATKCRLKKREKTVILVKESEILETQNHDLKSQIQELETQRRRLVDMLSFHRPTCLKQSNDTSYQQYAEPLQLPSYQENFVQPPPALNQPQNCVTDYPVKVEEYEGEFYRQESPYVPTTDTGCTV
- the LOC114873015 gene encoding protein transport protein Sec61 subunit gamma produces the protein MDQVKKLTEPGRQFAKDSIRLIKRCTKPDRKEFQKIAIATAIGFCIMGFIGFFVKLIHIPINNIIVGS
- the LOC114873002 gene encoding calcineurin B homologous protein 1-like isoform X2, translating into MGNRSSLLLREEEIAQIQEATGFTPNQIERLYSRFTSLDRGDCGTLSREDFLRIPELAINPLGDRIVNAFFEESGNDRVNFLQFMQVLAHFRPIKKNSPNRLNSRQEKLKFAFKMYDLDNDDLISKDELLAILHMMVGANISEEQLTSIAERTIMEADENGDGMISFDEFCKTLERTDVEQKMSIR
- the LOC114873002 gene encoding calcineurin B homologous protein 1-like isoform X1, which produces MGNRSSLLLREEEIAQIQEATGFTPNQIERLYSRFTSLDRGDCGTLSREDFLRIPELAINPLGDRIVNAFFEESGNDRVNFLQFMQVLAHFRPIKKNSPNRLNSRQEKLKFAFKMYDLDNDDLISKDELLAILHMMVGANISEEQLTSIAERTIMEADENGDGMISFDEFCKTLERTDVEQKMSIRFLS